Proteins encoded in a region of the Bactrocera tryoni isolate S06 chromosome 4, CSIRO_BtryS06_freeze2, whole genome shotgun sequence genome:
- the LOC120773878 gene encoding monocarboxylate transporter 9, producing MAIEKATLAEKNNITVYNATTAPKKPKRRDKSDLGPNFVAPDGGWGWVVCIAAGLSNFSLFPPMQQFGLIYRQRMVDLGFTAKETTTIINDVMSLSSIVGIVNGAMFRRFTFRQVAITGNLLAFSGILLTAWATTFWQYIFCLSMLYGCGLGLNMVSTSLAVNTYFKNRRRRATGFTWTITGLGPIIFPHISTMLLVLYGAQGTILIFAAIALNGFVCALTYQPVLWHTKKPKSTVEENANDANKPLTPESEEDEYKCKYCLYKRQPKRSIFSSQYLFNEDDLETPGYEITEPGTPMMAAANDGWYGSKLSLAAEMSPTRLRKKVMRQASIKAHATDPDHHDESQLSKPNYFNRMHEEYERYTSKTSVYSKSEEFHCTCAEEKALMQKISDEELKREQERLMAEEEAKELAKSKMNFLQKVVIFFDLDLLRDFTFVNLVLGMTIMMFAEMNFSVLTPFILNEYGFDNKQISLAMSVLGGMDICVRFLAPFAVEKVKLDNRVLFAFGIIAIAIGRMFVALSSSYYVILVFFVLIGFGKAFRTIFSPLIIPSYVPLKRLPAASGLQLVFNTLFSLAAGPVLGVITDATSYTTTIHVLNLLTVLALLLWVLESVVRRMLGKKAKTTMEG from the exons atggcTATTGAAAAAGCTACACTCGCTGAGAAGAACAACATAACGGTTTACAATGCGACCACAGCGCCGAAGAAGCCCAAACGACGCGACAAGAGCGATTTGGGTCCAAATTTCGTGGCGCCCGATGGCGGCTGGGGTTGGGTAGTCTGCATTGCAGCTGGTCTCAGTAAC TTCTCACTTTTTCCGCCCATGCAACAGTTTGGTTTGATCTATCGGCAGCGCATGGTCGATTTGGGTTTCACAGCaaaggaaacaacaacaattattaaTGATGTAATGAGTCTGTCATCCATAGTGG GTATTGTCAATGGCGCCATGTTTCGTCGCTTCACATTCCGGCAAGTGGCAATCACCGGAAATTTATTGGCGTTTAGCGGTATTTTACTAACTGCTTGGGCTACAACATTTTggcaatatatattttgtctGTCGATGCTTTATG GTTGCGGCTTAGGCCTCAACATGGTCTCCACATCGTTAGCGGTGAATACATACTTTAAGAATCGCCGGCGACGTGCTACCGGCTTTACTTGGACCATAACTGGCTTGGGACCCATCATTTTTCCACATATTTCCACTATGTTGTTGGTGCTCTATGGCGCACAGGGTACAATACTGATATTCGCCGCGATCGCGCTGAACGGCTTCGTTTGTGCATTGACATATCAGCCAGTTTTGTGGCATACGAAGAAACCGAAATCCACCGTGGAGGAAAATGCGAATGACGCTAACAAACCGTTAACACCCGAAAGCGAAGAAGACgaatataaatgcaaatattgtcTATATAAGAGACAACCGAAGCGTAGCATCTTCTCATCGCAATATCTCTTCAATGAGGATGATTTGGAAACACCCGGTTATGAAATTACCGAACCCGGTACACCGATGATGGCGGCCGCCAATGACGGTTGGTACGGCTCGAAGTTATCGCTTGCTGCGGAAATGAGTCCAACACGTCTGCGTAAGAAAGTTATGCGACAAGCTTCGATCAAAGCGCATGCGACTGATCCGGACCACCATGACGAATCACAGTTGAGCAAACCCAATTACTTTAATCGTATGCACGAAGAATATGAACGTTACACAAGCAAGACCAGTGTCTATTCGAAATCGGAGGAGTTTCACTGCACATGCGCTGAGGAGAAGGCGCTCATGCAAAAGATTTCCGATGAGGAATTGAAACGTGAGCAGGAACGTCTAATGGCGGAAGAGGAGgcaaaagaattggcaaaaagtaaaatgaattttctGCAAAAAGTGGTGATCTTTTTCGACTTGGATTTGTTGCGCGATTTCACCTTTGTCAATTTGGTTTTGGGTATGACCATTATGATGTTTGCTGAAATGAATTTCTCCGTACTTACACCGTTTATTTTGAATGAATACGGTTTCGATAACAAACAGATATCGCTGGCCATGTCTGTGCTGGGTGGCATGGATATTTGTGTGCGCTTCTTGGCGCCATTCGCAGTCGAAAAGGTCAAACTAGATAATCGTGTATTGTTTGCCTTCGGCATTATTGCCATCGCCATCGGTCGTATGTTTGTCGCATTGTCGAGCTCGTATTAcgttattttggtattttttgtaCTCATTGGCTTTGGCAAAGCTTTCCGCACAATCTTCTCGCCGCTCATCATTCCCTCGTATGTGCCATTGAAGCGTTTGCCGGCTGCATCTGGTTTGCAACTGGTTTTCAATACTTTATTCTCCTTGGCCGCAGGCCCTGTACTAG GCGTAATTACAGATGCGACCAGTTACACAACCACCATACACGTACTCAATTTGCTAACCGTTTTAGCTTTACTGCTCTGGGTCTTGGAGTCGGTTGTGCGGCGCATGCTCGGCAAGAAGGCCAAAACTACAATGGAAGGTTGA